The nucleotide sequence TGCTCTACTACTGGCCACCCGCGACGGTGCTGGCGTACGCGATCATCGCCGTCTGCTACCTGCGGGCCGCCCGGGCGCGGGGGCTGGGCGCGCGGGTGCTGCCGTACGCGATCACCGGCGCCGTGACCACCCTCGTGTTCCCCGCCGCATGGCTGGCGGTGAACCTGTACTTCCGGAGCCACCCCTACCCGGACGCACCGCTGCCGTACTGGCAACTGGTGCTGGACCGGCTGGTCATGCCGTGGGCCATGATCGGGGTGACGTTGCTCGTGCTGGCCTGGCTGGAGCGCAACGCCGGGTTGCTGCTGTTCACCGCCGGCTACCTGGCGCTGGTGCTGGTGGTGCTGCCGATGAACGACGGCTTCGGCCCGCCCCAGTTCGGAATCCGGGCAGGAATGGCGGTGCCCCAACTCATCGTCGGCATCGTGCTGCTGCTGGGCGCGGTCGGCTTCGCGCGCGCCGACCGTAGCCACCGGCGTACGCCGTGACCGGCGCTCCCGACCCGGTTGCCACCCATCCGGTCCTCGGGCTGGACGACGTGGTGCACCAGCGGGTCCGGCTCGGCATCCTGACCATCGCGCACGAAGCGCGCCGGGTCGAGTTCGGCTACCTGCGCAACCAGTTGGACCTGACCGCCGGGAACCTCTCCAAACACCTCAGCGTGTTGGAAGAGGGTGGCCTGATCGAGGTGGAGAAGGGTTACGAGGGCCGGCGCGGCCGGACCTGGATCACCCTCACCCCCACCGGCACCACCGCGCTGGCCGACGAGATCCGGCGACTGAAGCTGCTCATCGCGCGGGTCGAATCCACGATCGCCTCGGAGGACCGATGACCACCTCACTGACCCGCCGACACCTACTCGGCACCGCGCTCGCTGCCGCGGTCGCCGTGCCGCTCGACGCCGGTCGCGGCTGGGCCGCCCCGGCACGGCTCACGCTGCCCCCACCCACCGGACCGCACCTCGTCGGCACCGTGTCACCGCACCTCGTCGACACGTCCCGTCCGGATCCCGTCGCCCGCCCCGGCCAGCACCGCGAACTCATGGTCAGCATTTGGTATCCCGCCGACCGGGACGCCCGGCGTCATCCGGTCGCACCGTGGATGGCCGCCGCGCCGATGCGTGCGCTGCTGGAGTCCGCCGACTTCGGCGCCGATGTCGCGGCGCCGCTCCACGCTGGTGTCCGCCTCACCACCGTCGCTGCGTGCGGGGCAGCCGCCCCGGCCGGGCGGCCGGTTTCCGGCCCGGGTCAACCGCCGGGCTGATCGTCAGAGTGGCATGACATAGGCGTTGACGAAGAAGTGCTGAACCCTGCCCCAGTGCAGGTGTCCGGCCTTCGCTTCGTCGCCCTGGCGACCGAGTACGACGTGGACGTGCACCGCGCCGTCCTGCACCTCGCCGGTTCCGGTCAGCTCCATCGGCTCGCCGTACTCCGTGACGATGTCCTTCGAGTAGTCGTCGGCGGCCATCGTCGAGATCGCGCAGCCCTCGACGGCGCCGATCAGCGACACGATCGCGCCGTTCACCACGCCACGTGACTCAAGCTCGGCCGTCAGCGTTGCCATGACTTCCTGTCCAGGATGGACGGAAACGAGGATCATCGGGGCCTCTCTGCTGTCGTTGTGATCGGATCAGCGCCGGCCAGGAGTGCGGCCATGGTGCGTAGGTTCTCGGATGCGCTCTCGGCGCGCAGGGCATCGGCGACAGCCGCCCTTACCGGCTCGTGCCCGGAGGCGCCGGCTCGGTGTAGGAGGACCGCGCTACACCACCGAGCCGCCGCGTCACGGGGGTTGCGCAGCTCTTCGGCGAGCTTCGGCAGTGCGTCCGGCGCGGCTAGGGTCGAGCCTCGGCCGAACTGTGTAGCAAGTGTCCACGACAGGCCGAGGACTCGGCTCGCGACCGCGGTGAGGTACAGGGTCCGCATCGCCTCGTCGGCGCGAAGTGCTGCGATCACCCGGTCGGCTGTCTCGGGTGCCTCGACCTTCGCCAGGATGCCCGCCGCGTTCACCCGCAGCACATCCGTCGCGCCACTTCTCATCCATCGACTGAGGGTTACTTTGCTTACAGCATCCTGCTGAACGAACTCGCGGATCACCAGGTCGATCGCGTGGCTGGTCTGGGTGGTCTCAAGCCGACCGCTCGCACCGGCCGCGATATCGCCGAACACCCGGCAGGCCAGATGGAAGTCGAGTAGGCCCGGGTGAGCGAAGCGGACGGCGCCGGCCGGGGTGCGGACGAGTTGGCGCCGCTGGACGAGCTGGGCCGTACCGGGCCGCAGGGCCGCTGGTATCAGGCTCTGGTGCAGCTCGTGCCCGTCTCCGAGCCAGATCTCCCACGCGATCCACTGAGCGCATCCGTCCAGGTCGTCCACAGATGAGGTGCCAGCCACGACGCCGGCGACGGTAGCGCCTGCCAGCGCGAAGAAATCTTTCCGTCTCACATCGTCAACGGTAGGCCACGACGCCGCGCCGAGCGTTCGCCGGACCGCTCGCTGATAGAGGTCGACGGTGGCCGGCGTAACCGGACGTTCGCCTGCCTCGATCC is from Micromonospora sp. WMMD1102 and encodes:
- a CDS encoding transcriptional regulator, with protein sequence MTGAPDPVATHPVLGLDDVVHQRVRLGILTIAHEARRVEFGYLRNQLDLTAGNLSKHLSVLEEGGLIEVEKGYEGRRGRTWITLTPTGTTALADEIRRLKLLIARVESTIASEDR
- a CDS encoding DUF296 domain-containing protein, which translates into the protein MILVSVHPGQEVMATLTAELESRGVVNGAIVSLIGAVEGCAISTMAADDYSKDIVTEYGEPMELTGTGEVQDGAVHVHVVLGRQGDEAKAGHLHWGRVQHFFVNAYVMPL
- a CDS encoding helix-turn-helix transcriptional regulator, whose product is MRTGPELRQARRAADLTLAEVARLGGLSASHLSRIEAGERPVTPATVDLYQRAVRRTLGAASWPTVDDVRRKDFFALAGATVAGVVAGTSSVDDLDGCAQWIAWEIWLGDGHELHQSLIPAALRPGTAQLVQRRQLVRTPAGAVRFAHPGLLDFHLACRVFGDIAAGASGRLETTQTSHAIDLVIREFVQQDAVSKVTLSRWMRSGATDVLRVNAAGILAKVEAPETADRVIAALRADEAMRTLYLTAVASRVLGLSWTLATQFGRGSTLAAPDALPKLAEELRNPRDAAARWCSAVLLHRAGASGHEPVRAAVADALRAESASENLRTMAALLAGADPITTTAERPR